In Rhipicephalus sanguineus isolate Rsan-2018 unplaced genomic scaffold, BIME_Rsan_1.4 Seq7614, whole genome shotgun sequence, the following are encoded in one genomic region:
- the LOC119378283 gene encoding uncharacterized protein LOC119378283, whose product MAATQQLRPLTFYGRVPKGTTNVDICKELVKRFSPSELKCVQDFGAGRFEVTFATMAAVERFLDQSVVKVRNAEVKFEYRGVRVKTVRVLGYPADASDSALLNGLAAYGKVLGMDYEHVPEFKTVLTGNRRVRVEMARPVPNLLPVGSRIVQCEYDGVVRLCRRCFFPGHHAADCKVPQCERCAEFGHARCEAVCKRCGDDHALSACKVTSGAAEGQEAPSKGPEGSPLPETEPVRAEAPGGGEQGTRPELAEASDPSAALPPPAASTDVPAAPADVPAVPADAPAAEEDQGETMDAEPWRLVRGKRRRARSSDSSDERPAAAACGGPGGSEEGLPGVKRTAAADSDSESTQSTVKDSTEGETSLFSSSCPYCGLGTCDGDCSPLSDRVYSSTHEDSSSDEESSQ is encoded by the exons ATGGCGGCCACTCAGCAGCTTCGGCCGCTGACGTTTTACGGTCGTGTTCCTAAGGGCACGACCAACGTTGACATCTGCAAGGAGCTCGTGAAGCGGTTCTCGCCAAGCGAGCTCAAGTGTGTTCAAGACTTTGGCGCCGGCAGATTTGAAGTTACCTTTGCGACCATGGCGGCAGTTGAGCGATTTCTCGACCAGTCTGTCGTCAAGGTTCGCAATGCGGAAGTTAAGTTCGAGTACCGTGGCGTTCGTGTGAAGACTGTGCGCGTGTTGGGCTATCCAGCCGATGCCAGTGACAGCGCGCTCCTTAACGGGTTAGCGGCGTACGGCAAGGTGCTTGGTATGGACTACGAGCACGTTCCGGAATTTAAGACTGTCCTCACGGGCAACCGACGCGTACGTGTCGAGATGGCGCGACCCGTTCCCAACCTTCTTCCGGTGGGGAGCAGGATCGTGCAGTGCGAGTACGATGGTGTGGTTCGCCTGTGTCGCAGGTGCTTTTTTCCGGGGCACCACGCGGCTGACTGCAAGGTCCCACAGTGCGAGCGTTGCGCTGAGTTCGGGCATGCCCGTTGCGAAGCGGTATGCAAGCGCTGTGGCGACGACCATGCTTTGTCTGCCTGCAAG GTGACGAGCGGTGCAGCTGAAGGCCAGGAGGCACCTTCGAAGGGTCCCGAGGGCTCCCCCCTGCCAGAGACGGAGCCAGTTCGTGCAGAGGCTCCCGGAGGGGGCGAGCAGGGTACGAGGCCGGAGTTAGCCGAGGCTTCCGacccttccgccgccttgccgccgccggccgCTTCCACGGACGTGCCTGCGGCGCCTGCCGACGTGCCTGCAGTTCCTGCTGACGCGCCTGCAGCCGAGGAGGACCAGGGGGAGACCATGGATGCGGAGCCGTGGAGGCTGGTTCGAGGAAAGAGGCGCCGGGCGCGGTCCAGCGACTCTTCTGACGAGCGGCCGGCGGCGGCTGCGTGCGGCGGACCCGGTGGCTCGGAGGAGGGCCTGCCTGGCGTGAAGCGCACCGCAGCGGCGGATTCGGACTCGGAGTCAACGCAGTCCACCGTCAAGGACAGTACCGAGGGTGAGACGAGCCTCTTCTCTTCTTCTTGCCCCTACTGCGGTCTAGGCACTTGCGATGGTGATTGTTCACCCTTGTCTGACCGAGTGTACTCGTCCACACACGAGG